TGAAGGAGTGGGGGAGTGGGGGAGTGGGAGAGTGGGGGAGCGGGGGAGTGGGGGAATAAATGTTTTCGCTCTTCCCTCTTCGCTCTTCCCTCTCCCTCCTCCCCTAGCCCCTAACCCCTAACCCCTAACCCCTAACCCCGACCCCCTAGAAAAAAAAATTTTGTTGAGATATGTTGAGATTGTTAATTTTGCGTTATGATTCATATTACTGACACGGTGCGATTGCTCTAAGGCGTAAGCTCACCATTGAGGTACGCGACGCCTATACGCTTGCTTGGCTTGTTCATTGCAGTAGCGTGTTGAAGGAAGCAATCTATCGCGCCGTTGAAGGTCGCACGAACGCAAAGCAATGCAGTGACTAGAAACTGTAATGCTAGCACAGAGCGACCGATAACGACCTGACAGACCCTTCTCAATTCGCTAATGCCATTTCAAACAGTAGGCCGAAAGCCAACAATTGCCATCTCACATCTGGGTTGTGAAAAAAACCGCATAGACACGGAACATATGCTGGGACTGCTAGTGGAAGCAGGATACCAGGTAGATACCAACGAAGAATTAGCCGATTACGTCATTGTTAACACTTGCAGCTTTATCCAGGCAGCACGAGAAGAATCTGTGCGTACCCTGGTAGAACTAGCAGAAGCTAATAAGAAAATAGTTATAACTGGCTGCATGGCGCAACACTTCCAGGATAAATTACTGGATGAGCTGCCGGAAGCAGTGGCTGTAGTAGGAACCGGTGATTATCACAAAATAGTAGATGTAATTAAACAGGTAGAAGTCGGTCAGCGAGTTAAGCAGATTTCTGCACAACCGACTTACATCGCAGACGAAACGACGCCTCGCTACCGCACTACTCCAGAAGCAGTAGCTTACCTGCGCGTATCGGAAGGCTGCGATTACCGTTGTGCTTTTTGCATCATTCCCCATCTGCGGGGCAAGCAGCGATCGCGCTCGATCGAATCCATAGTTAAAGAAGCGGAAAACCTAGCCGTAGAAGGTGTAAAGGAAATTATTTTAATTTCCCAAATCACCACAAACTATGGTATAGATATATACGGTGAACCGAAGCTAGCCGAACTGCTGCGGGCTCTCGGTAAAGTCGATATTCCTTGGATTAGGATGCACTATGCCTATCCTACGGGCCTGACACCCACCGTAATCCAGGCAATGCAAGAAACGCCTAACATTCTGCCATACCTGGATCTGCCATTGCAGCACTCCCATCCGGAAATACTCCGGGCAATGAACCGTCCGTGGCAAGGTCGCGTAAACGATAAAATAATTGATACAATAAAAGAGGCTTTGCCAGAGGGAACCCTACGTACCACATTTATCGTGGGTTACCCAGGAGAAACAGACGAACAATTCGAGCATTTGGTGCAGTTCGTCCAGCGCCACGAGTTTGACCATGTAGGAGTGTTTACGTTTTCTCCAGAGGAGGAAACCCCTGCATACAGTTTGCCGAATCAATTACCCCAATCTGTGATGGACGAGCGTCGCAACATTTTGATGCAAGTCCAGCAAGCTATCTCCCTGAAGAAAAATAAAGCCGAAGTAGGGAAGGTAGTCGATGTCCTAATCGAACAGGAAAACCCAGAGACAGGGGAATTAGTAGGACGTTCGGGTAGGTTTTCACCAGAAGTGGATGGATTGGTCTACGTCAAAGGTCATGCACACTTGGGCACGATTGTCCCAGTGGCTATCCAAGACGCAGATGTCTATGACCTCTACGGTCAAACAGTTAGCTAATGGGGAATGGGAAATGGAAAATGCGAATACCATCGCCTTTTCACCAATTACCTCTTCGCCAATTAGCAATTAGCAAATATCAACGTACAAGTAACACAGACTCACTCAATGACTTTAACTTTCAAAAACTTAGGTCTTTCAGAAACACGGGTTGAACATCTAGAAAAATTAGGAATTACAACTCCGACTACAATCCAATCGCAAGCAATTCCCCAATTGCTTGCAGGTAGGGATGTAGTAGGTCAATCGCAGACTGGAACAGGTAAAACGGCAGCATTTTCTCTGCCAATTTTGGAAAGAATCGATATCGAGCGGAATGCAGTACAAGCTCTGATTCTGACCCCGACTCGCGAGTTAGCAATGCAAGTTTCGGAAGCAATTCGCGACTTCAAAGTAGATCGCAAATTGTGGATTCTGCCAGTATACGGCGGTCAATCGATCGATCGACAAATTCGCCGCTTGCAACAAGGCGTTCACATCGTTGTCGGAACGCCGGGACGGGTGCTGGATTTGTTGGAAAGAGGCGACCTCAAACTCGGTCAAGTTAGCTGGTTGGTATTAGATGAAGCCGATGAAATGCTGAGCATGGGCTTTATCGACGATGTAGAAAAAATCCTCAAACAAGTACCATCAGAACGGCAGACGGCATTTTTCTCCGCGACAATGCCACCAGCAATTCGGGAATTGGTAGCTAAGTTCTTGCGATCGCCCGTTACAGTTACTGTAGAACAACCAAAAGCCGCACCCAAGCAAATCAATCAAGTCGCTTACATGGTGCCTCGCGGTTGGACGAAAGCTCGTGCCTTACAGCCGATTTTGGAACTGGAAGACCCGGAAACAGCTCTGATATTCGTGCGGACTCGCCGTGCAGCCGCCGAACTGACCAACCAATTGCAAGCAGCCGGTCACAGCGTAGATGAATATCACGGCGACTTGAATCAACAAGCGCGGGAACGGTTATTGCTGCGCTTCCGCAATAAGCAAGTACGTTTGGTAGTTGCTACGGATATAGCGGCGCGGGGATTGGATGTAGACCATCTCACCCACGTGATCAACTATGACCTGCCGGATAGCGTCGAAAGCTACGTCCACCGCATCGGACGTACCGGACGCGCCGGACGGGAAGGAACCGCAATTTCTTTGATCGAACCTTTGGATCGGCGCAAACTGCGCTTAATTGAGCGTCACGTGCGTCAAAGCCTGGTAGTACGATCGATTCCTACCCGATCGCAAATTGAAGCGCGTCAGCTGGAAAAACTGCAAGCGCAAGTGCGCGAAGCTTTGACCGGAGAACGCATGGCTTCCTTCCTGCCTTTGGTCGCCCAACTCGGCGAAGAGTACGACGCCCACGCGATCGCAGCTGCCGCCCTGCAAATGGCTTACGATCAAACTCGTCCGGCTTGGATGCGTTCCGAAAATTACGCCGAGGAAGAAATGGAGTTTGGCACTCCCAAACCCAGGTTGAACAAGCGGTCTAAGACTTCGGAAGAATACAGTAGCGAAGAAGGCGTTTCCGCAAGTGCCAAACCCAGACTGATCCGCCGTTCTCGCACTGCTGAATCATCGAAAGTCGAACTAGGGAACTAAAAGGTAAGAGCTAAAAAGGCAAAAGTAAAGATAATCTTCCCTTTTGCCCTTGTTCTCTGGTTCCGCCAGAGAACAATTTTTCATTTTTTGGCTAAATTACGAATTTAGGGCTCCAGAACTTATCCTCCAAGCTTCTTTCCAACGAACCAAAGGCGAGTTTGCCTCTTTTTAATACAACCAAGGAATCAGTTTTTTGACTTGTTGGCTGTAATCTGAATAATCGGGATATTTTTCACTTAACCAAGTTTCTTCGCGATTAGCTTTGGCATCGAAAAAAGCAAAGATAATAACTGTTGCGATTAAATGAGATAAACTGAATTGAAATATTGTCCAACTGAGTGCGATCGCAATCACGCCGCTATAAACGGGATGTCGCACCAGACTGTAGACACCAGTTTGTACTAATTGCCCTTCTTCGATTGGATAAGGCAATGGTGTTAGCTGCTGTCCTAAATCTAGCAATCCCTTGACAAATAGTACTAATGCTGATATTGCCAATAAAGCAGCGATCGCCCAACTAAAATACAACGATTGAGAATAAGCAAGATTTAACCAAGTTGGGCGGTAAATTGGCAAAAGAATAAAGCCTACGATTAAAGCGGCTTGAAGTAAAACCCAGTATTCGCCTCGACTGTTATTGCGCCAACCTTCACGGGTGAATCCCCATTTAGAGAAGATGTTCATAAATTTACCTAGTTATTTGAGAAGGTGCGTTACGAAGACAGCTAACGCACCCTACGTAAATTTATGCTAACCAGGGACGACTGGCGTTTTCGAGCTGTGCAATTTCATCATCGCTCAGCCGCCAACCCAAAGCACCTGCATTCTGTCTCGCTTGTGCCGCTGTTTTAGCACCCGGAATGGGAATCACATCGCCTTGTGCAATTAACCAATTGAGCGCAACTTGGGCGGGTGTGCGATCGTACTTTTCGCCAAACTCCCGCAGTAGAGAGATCGCAGGTGCGATTTTTGCCAAACCGCTGCGACTGAAGCGAGAATCGAATTTGCGGGCGTCTGTCGGTTCTTTGTAATTTTCGGATGTGTACTTGCCAGTTAGCAAACCTTGTGCTAAAGGACTGTAAGCGAGGATGGTTACGCCTAACTGTTTGGCGGTAGCAACGATACCTTTACTTTCAACTTGTCGCGATAGCAGCGAATAACGCACCTGATTCGTGGCCAAAGGCACACCTCTCGATGCTAGGATTTGGTGAGCTTCGCGCATTTGTTCGGCTGAATAGTTGCTGACGCCCACTGCTGTGATTCTGCCACGCTGCACTTCATCTGCCAAGGCGTTCATCAAGGTATCTTGGCTCATGAAGAAGGCAAAAGGCCAATGTACTTGGTAAAGTGTAACGCGATCGACTTGTAGCCGTTTCAAACTTGCCGTTACCGCGTCTGAAACCGACTCTTTGGTAAATCGCCAAGGTAAGGGGCCGTATTTAGTCGCTATTTCGACTTTTTGGCCACTTTGCTGCATGAACTTACCTAATAACTCCTCTGACAGCCCCATCCCGTATACTTCTGCTGTGTCAAAGAAGTTAACGCCAGCGTCGAGAGAAGCTTGAAAAGCTTCCCAAAGCTGCGCCTCTCCGTAATTTTTGCCATAATTCCAAAACAGTTTATCACCCCAAGCCCAAGTGCCAATACACAAGGGAGTAACGCTGGGGCCATTTCGGCCTAGTGTAATAGTCTGTACTTCTGTTGCCATTTTACTTTACACTTCTTCACATATATTGAGTGTAGCGTTACGACAAAAGGCTCAACCTGGGTCGCTGACAGCTTATCTTTAAAAGAGTAACCGTATCCGACTCGTGGGGCGGCAATATTTTTAAGCTGTTCCACAAGGCAACATTTTTAGATAAAAGTTAGTTTTGTAGCGATCGTCTGTTTGAAAAACTATGTCTAGCGGTGATTTATCAGATATCAAAATAGAAGACAATCCCCAAAAATTGCCCAGACTCAATCTACCTGCGATGTTAAGACTGGGTTTATGCCAAACCGGACTGGGTATGATGTCAGTTCTTACGTTTGGCGTACTCAATCGCGTTCTGATCAGAGAATTGGGAGTACCCGCAACCCTTGCCACAGTCATTTTAGCCTTGACTTTATTTGTAGCGCCAGCGCGAGTTTGGTTCGGGCAGCTGTCAGACACCAAGCCTTTGTGGGGATATCATCGCACAGGATATGTCTGGATCGGTGCAGCCAGTCTGGCGATCGTAGCATTTATCGCCGTGCAAGTGATGTGGCAGGTGGGCGCTAGTTTGAAAGCGGAAGGCTGGACGAATCAAACCTATACCTGGACTGCCTTGCTAGCCTTTTTGTTTGCCCTTTACGGTTTGGCAGTCAGCGCTTGTTCGACGCCGTTTGCCACCCTGCTAGTGGACGTTTCCGACGAAGATAATCGCTCTCAACTGGTGGGAATTGACTGGTCAATGTTGATCGGGGGAACGATTGTCGGCGCAATTATTATTGGGGTATTGCTGAGAAAATTAACTATAAATGCGCCGATAGAGGAGTTACAGGCAGCAATTAATCGCCTGTTTCTGATTGTACCTGCGATCGTATTTGGTTTGGCTTTGCTGGGAACCTGGGGCATTGAGAAAAAATATAGCCGCTATGCCATGCGATCGACATTAGTCAACAAAGAAGCGAAAATTACTTTGGGTAGAGCTTGGCGGATCTTAACAGCCAGTCGGCAAACTCAGGTATTTTTTACCTTTCTGGTAATGATGACGCTTGGCTTATTCATGCAAGACGCCATCTTGGAAACTTATGGCGGTGATGTCTTTAAAATGCAAGTCGGGGAAACGGCGACCCTAAACGCTTTCTGGGGAACTGGCACATTATTCGGTCTACTTGGAACTGGTTTCTTTCTGGCTCCACGTCTAGGTAAACGCAATACTACCAAACTTGGGTGCTTGTTGGTAGTTGTGTCCCTAATTTGGGTGATTTTGTCGGGATTTACTCAGAATCCAAAACTCCTGCAAACGGCGCTTTTATGTTTCGGTTTGGTTTCCGGAGTAGCAACAACAGGAGCTCTGAGTTTAATGTTAGACCTGACAGCAGCAGAAACCGCAGGCACGTTTATTGGCGCTTGGGGATTGGCACAAGCTTTGGCAAGAGGGGTGGCGACAATTGCTGGAGGTGCGGTTTTAGATGTGAGTAAAAAAGTATTTCCTTCTTTAGTGCTATCTTACGGACTGGTGTTTGTGGTGCAAGGATTGGCAATGCTGTTGGCTGTTTGGTATTTGGGGAAAGTGAATGTGACCGAATTCCGCACCAACGCACGGGAAGCGATCGCAACTGTCTTGCAAAATGAGCTAGATTGAGACAATCTATTGGTATTCGTTACCGCCATTGCTGTAAAATCAACAAAGGCAGTCATTTTAAATGCCGTACATAGAAACGAGCGATCGCATCAAACTTTACTACGAAGATGAACAACGCAGATAGCTTTTTTGGCATTATGGCCAAAGATTTGATGAACACGCTGCTACCGGAAGAAATCGCCCTTTTCATAGAAGATGCAAAACAATGTCCTCCAGATCGAGCCCTTACTTTGTGGCAAGACCAAGCTCAGTCGGATTTCGGAGATTTTATTGCCAAAATCGATATTCCTTTATTGGTCATAGCTGGCAAACAAAGTAAGATTTTTCCCTCTCAATCCAATGTGTTCATTGCCAAAAACTCAATAAAGGAGAACAAATTATTTTTGAGAATAGCGGACACGCTCTTAACTACGATGAAACTGAAAGATTCAACCGGGTTTTAGCAGAGTTCGCAAAATAATCACTTTGAGAATTTACAGAAACTTGTACCGACCTAAACAAACTAAAGATATGACTAATTTTTGGGATACAGTTTTAAATTTTGCCGAGACAACTACTGCCAGAATCGGCACCAAACTGTTGGAAGATTTCGGTCGATTGCAGCCGACGCTCAAGTCAGATGGCAGTTTGGTAACATCAGCCGATAAGTGGGCGGATGAGGAAATTCGTAACGGGATATTGGATACTTTTCCCAGTCACGATATTTTAAGCGAAGAAGGAGAACACGTTTTTTCCGGTGCGGAATGGTGCTGGGTAATCGATCCCATTGACGGCACGACTAACTTTACTCGCGGAATTCCGATTTGGGGAATTTCTTTGGGATTGCTATATCAAGGAACGCCTATATTTGGCTACGTACATTTTCCCAACATCAATCAATCTTTTCACGGATACTGGCATGGCGCATCTTCTAGTGATGCTGAAAATGGTGCGTTTATGAATAAGCGCCCCATTCACACCAGTAGCGACTCACCCAGCCAAAATCAGTTTTTCAACGTTTGTGCCAGGAGTACGGCTGTTTTGCAAAAACCCGTTCCCTGCAAAATTAGAATGTTGGGAGTGACTACCTACAATTTCCTGTCTGTTGCTACTGGTGCGGCGTTGGGAGGTGTAGAGTCTACACCTAAAGTGTGGGATTTAGCGGCAGTTTGGGCTATTGTTCAGGCAGCAGGCGGTGTTTTGGTGCCGCTGACAGAAGGGTCGGTGTTTCCCCTCCAAGAAGGGGAAAACTATGGCGATCGCTCTTATCCAACTTTAGTATCTAGTAGAGCCGAACTCGTGCCGGTATTTAAACCGTTGGTGGAATATCTTGGCGAAAAGCGATGATTATTTCAGATTGCAAATTTCAGATTTCAAATTTAAAATTTGCAATCTAAAATCTTAAATCTGCAATTAATCTAACGTAGTTCTCCAAATAAAGTCAGCGATCGACTTGTCTGCTTTGAATTGAGAGGTGTCGGGAGGATTTAGCAGCACTACACGTTGAACTAAGTTCGCGCTACCCAGGCGTCTAGCGACCCGACTGGGAATTCCATATCCGTAGACTACGTGACCCTGACCGACTAAAACTACTACCTGAAAATCTGGGTTAGCCTGCAAAAATTGGGCAATTACTTCCGCCATCGTTTCATCCCACAGCACCTGCGCTTGAAAAAATCGCTCAAAGCTTCTGCTGCTACCGCTACCTTGGTGCATTTGTTCGTAAATTTGCAACATTAACAAGCGATAGGGGGCGTTATCCGTGCGAATTTCTGAGAGAGGCGGAATATATTGCTGTTCTGCCCGCGACAAGCTTTCCAAGCCTCCACGGGCAACCTTGCGCGTGATTTCAGTCGGTGTATTCAAAGCTAATACGGGTAGCCGATTGGCTTTAGCAAACCGCAGAATAGGAGCGTAGTATTCCCACGGGAAGCCCCAACGATTTTCGTAGTCCGTTCTTTCTCGGAGTCGCACTTCTGTCAATTCGTTACCGATGTAGCGATCCAGCTCGAACTGAAATGGTCGCTGGAACATTTCCATTGCGATCGCAATGTTAGGGTTCTGACGATGCAGTTCCTCAATAATCTGTAGTTGAATTAAATGATCTTCTGGGTTGTCGTGCGTTTCTCCCAGATACACAACATTAGCCTGTGCTAGTTGCGACAACACAGTTTGCGAAGTATAAGTAGGCAGCTGGCGGGGAGGAAACACTCTTTG
This window of the Aerosakkonema funiforme FACHB-1375 genome carries:
- the rimO gene encoding 30S ribosomal protein S12 methylthiotransferase RimO; translated protein: MPFQTVGRKPTIAISHLGCEKNRIDTEHMLGLLVEAGYQVDTNEELADYVIVNTCSFIQAAREESVRTLVELAEANKKIVITGCMAQHFQDKLLDELPEAVAVVGTGDYHKIVDVIKQVEVGQRVKQISAQPTYIADETTPRYRTTPEAVAYLRVSEGCDYRCAFCIIPHLRGKQRSRSIESIVKEAENLAVEGVKEIILISQITTNYGIDIYGEPKLAELLRALGKVDIPWIRMHYAYPTGLTPTVIQAMQETPNILPYLDLPLQHSHPEILRAMNRPWQGRVNDKIIDTIKEALPEGTLRTTFIVGYPGETDEQFEHLVQFVQRHEFDHVGVFTFSPEEETPAYSLPNQLPQSVMDERRNILMQVQQAISLKKNKAEVGKVVDVLIEQENPETGELVGRSGRFSPEVDGLVYVKGHAHLGTIVPVAIQDADVYDLYGQTVS
- a CDS encoding DEAD/DEAH box helicase: MTLTFKNLGLSETRVEHLEKLGITTPTTIQSQAIPQLLAGRDVVGQSQTGTGKTAAFSLPILERIDIERNAVQALILTPTRELAMQVSEAIRDFKVDRKLWILPVYGGQSIDRQIRRLQQGVHIVVGTPGRVLDLLERGDLKLGQVSWLVLDEADEMLSMGFIDDVEKILKQVPSERQTAFFSATMPPAIRELVAKFLRSPVTVTVEQPKAAPKQINQVAYMVPRGWTKARALQPILELEDPETALIFVRTRRAAAELTNQLQAAGHSVDEYHGDLNQQARERLLLRFRNKQVRLVVATDIAARGLDVDHLTHVINYDLPDSVESYVHRIGRTGRAGREGTAISLIEPLDRRKLRLIERHVRQSLVVRSIPTRSQIEARQLEKLQAQVREALTGERMASFLPLVAQLGEEYDAHAIAAAALQMAYDQTRPAWMRSENYAEEEMEFGTPKPRLNKRSKTSEEYSSEEGVSASAKPRLIRRSRTAESSKVELGN
- a CDS encoding methyltransferase family protein, whose translation is MNIFSKWGFTREGWRNNSRGEYWVLLQAALIVGFILLPIYRPTWLNLAYSQSLYFSWAIAALLAISALVLFVKGLLDLGQQLTPLPYPIEEGQLVQTGVYSLVRHPVYSGVIAIALSWTIFQFSLSHLIATVIIFAFFDAKANREETWLSEKYPDYSDYSQQVKKLIPWLY
- a CDS encoding aldo/keto reductase yields the protein MATEVQTITLGRNGPSVTPLCIGTWAWGDKLFWNYGKNYGEAQLWEAFQASLDAGVNFFDTAEVYGMGLSEELLGKFMQQSGQKVEIATKYGPLPWRFTKESVSDAVTASLKRLQVDRVTLYQVHWPFAFFMSQDTLMNALADEVQRGRITAVGVSNYSAEQMREAHQILASRGVPLATNQVRYSLLSRQVESKGIVATAKQLGVTILAYSPLAQGLLTGKYTSENYKEPTDARKFDSRFSRSGLAKIAPAISLLREFGEKYDRTPAQVALNWLIAQGDVIPIPGAKTAAQARQNAGALGWRLSDDEIAQLENASRPWLA
- a CDS encoding BCD family MFS transporter, which gives rise to MSSGDLSDIKIEDNPQKLPRLNLPAMLRLGLCQTGLGMMSVLTFGVLNRVLIRELGVPATLATVILALTLFVAPARVWFGQLSDTKPLWGYHRTGYVWIGAASLAIVAFIAVQVMWQVGASLKAEGWTNQTYTWTALLAFLFALYGLAVSACSTPFATLLVDVSDEDNRSQLVGIDWSMLIGGTIVGAIIIGVLLRKLTINAPIEELQAAINRLFLIVPAIVFGLALLGTWGIEKKYSRYAMRSTLVNKEAKITLGRAWRILTASRQTQVFFTFLVMMTLGLFMQDAILETYGGDVFKMQVGETATLNAFWGTGTLFGLLGTGFFLAPRLGKRNTTKLGCLLVVVSLIWVILSGFTQNPKLLQTALLCFGLVSGVATTGALSLMLDLTAAETAGTFIGAWGLAQALARGVATIAGGAVLDVSKKVFPSLVLSYGLVFVVQGLAMLLAVWYLGKVNVTEFRTNAREAIATVLQNELD
- a CDS encoding alpha/beta hydrolase family protein — translated: MNNADSFFGIMAKDLMNTLLPEEIALFIEDAKQCPPDRALTLWQDQAQSDFGDFIAKIDIPLLVIAGKQSKIFPSQSNVFIAKNSIKENKLFLRIADTLLTTMKLKDSTGF
- a CDS encoding inositol monophosphatase family protein, whose protein sequence is MTNFWDTVLNFAETTTARIGTKLLEDFGRLQPTLKSDGSLVTSADKWADEEIRNGILDTFPSHDILSEEGEHVFSGAEWCWVIDPIDGTTNFTRGIPIWGISLGLLYQGTPIFGYVHFPNINQSFHGYWHGASSSDAENGAFMNKRPIHTSSDSPSQNQFFNVCARSTAVLQKPVPCKIRMLGVTTYNFLSVATGAALGGVESTPKVWDLAAVWAIVQAAGGVLVPLTEGSVFPLQEGENYGDRSYPTLVSSRAELVPVFKPLVEYLGEKR
- a CDS encoding ChaN family lipoprotein, coding for MRKCQFISLCALSLGIILFCTQLVNAQRVFPPRQLPTYTSQTVLSQLAQANVVYLGETHDNPEDHLIQLQIIEELHRQNPNIAIAMEMFQRPFQFELDRYIGNELTEVRLRERTDYENRWGFPWEYYAPILRFAKANRLPVLALNTPTEITRKVARGGLESLSRAEQQYIPPLSEIRTDNAPYRLLMLQIYEQMHQGSGSSRSFERFFQAQVLWDETMAEVIAQFLQANPDFQVVVLVGQGHVVYGYGIPSRVARRLGSANLVQRVVLLNPPDTSQFKADKSIADFIWRTTLD